One Pseudomonas abieticivorans genomic region harbors:
- the nuoK gene encoding NADH-quinone oxidoreductase subunit NuoK — translation MPAIPLEHGLAVAGILFCLGLVGLLVRRNILFVLMSLEIMMNAAALAFIVAGARWAQPDGQIMFILVITLAAAEASIGLAILLQLYRRFHTLDIDAASEMRG, via the coding sequence ATGCCTGCAATCCCTCTCGAGCATGGATTAGCCGTCGCCGGTATCCTGTTCTGCCTTGGCCTGGTGGGCCTGTTGGTTCGCCGCAACATCCTCTTCGTATTGATGAGCCTGGAAATCATGATGAACGCCGCCGCACTGGCCTTCATCGTCGCCGGTGCACGCTGGGCGCAGCCGGATGGACAGATCATGTTCATCCTGGTGATCACCCTGGCAGCCGCCGAGGCCAGTATTGGCCTGGCGATCTTGCTGCAGCTGTACCGCCGCTTCCACACGCTTGATATCGACGCTGCCAGTGAGATGCGCGGATGA
- the nuoJ gene encoding NADH-quinone oxidoreductase subunit J — protein sequence MEFAFYFAAGVAVVATLRVVTNTNPVHALLYLIISLLAVSMTFFSLGAPFAGVLEVIVYAGAIMVLFVFVVMMLNLGPSSVMQERSWLKPGIWAGPVFLAGLLLFELLYVLFANPSAAGIGQTTVGAKAVGITLFGPYLLAVELASMLLLAAVVTAFHLGRNEAKE from the coding sequence ATGGAATTCGCTTTCTATTTCGCAGCCGGTGTCGCAGTGGTGGCTACCCTTCGGGTGGTCACCAACACCAACCCCGTGCACGCGCTGCTCTACCTGATCATTTCACTGCTGGCCGTGTCGATGACGTTCTTCAGCCTCGGCGCACCGTTCGCCGGCGTGCTGGAAGTGATCGTTTACGCCGGCGCCATCATGGTGCTGTTCGTGTTCGTGGTGATGATGCTCAACCTGGGCCCGTCCTCGGTAATGCAGGAACGCAGCTGGCTGAAACCTGGCATCTGGGCAGGCCCCGTGTTCTTGGCCGGCCTGCTGCTGTTCGAGCTGCTGTACGTGCTGTTTGCCAACCCGAGCGCGGCCGGCATCGGCCAAACCACCGTAGGTGCCAAGGCCGTGGGTATCACCCTGTTCGGCCCGTACCTGCTGGCGGTCGAACTGGCTTCCATGCTGCTGCTTGCAGCCGTGGTCACGGCTTTCCACTTGGGCCGCAACGAGGCGAAGGAGTAA
- the nuoI gene encoding NADH-quinone oxidoreductase subunit NuoI, with product MFKYIGDVIKGTGTQLRSLVMVFGHGFRKRDTLQYPEEAVYLPPRYRGRIVLTRDPDGEERCVACNLCAVACPVGCISLQKAETEDGRWYPDFFRINFSRCIFCGLCEEACPTTAIQLTPDFEMAEFKRQDLVYEKEDLLISGPGKNPDYNFYRVAGMAVAGKPKGAAQNEAEPINVKSLLP from the coding sequence ATGTTCAAATATATTGGTGACGTCATTAAGGGCACGGGCACACAGCTGCGTAGCCTGGTGATGGTATTCGGTCACGGCTTTCGCAAGCGTGACACCCTGCAATACCCCGAAGAAGCCGTGTACCTGCCGCCGCGCTACCGTGGCCGCATCGTGCTCACCCGCGACCCCGACGGCGAAGAGCGCTGCGTGGCCTGCAACCTGTGCGCCGTCGCGTGCCCGGTGGGTTGCATCTCGCTGCAGAAAGCCGAAACCGAAGACGGTCGCTGGTACCCGGACTTCTTCCGCATCAACTTCTCGCGCTGCATTTTCTGTGGCCTCTGCGAGGAAGCCTGCCCGACCACCGCGATCCAGCTGACACCGGATTTCGAAATGGCCGAGTTCAAACGTCAGGACCTGGTGTACGAGAAAGAAGATCTTTTGATCTCCGGCCCCGGCAAGAACCCTGACTACAACTTCTATCGCGTTGCAGGTATGGCCGTAGCCGGTAAGCCAAAAGGCGCCGCGCAGAACGAAGCCGAGCCGATCAACGTGAAGAGCTTGCTCCCTTAA
- the nuoH gene encoding NADH-quinone oxidoreductase subunit NuoH, translating into MTWFTPEVVDVIISVVKALVIMLAVVVCGALLSFVERRLLGWWQDRYGPNRVGPFGMFQIAADMLKMFFKEDWNPPFVDKVIFTLAPVVAMSALLIAFAIIPITPTWGVADLNIGLLFFFAMAGLSVYAVLFAGWSSNNKYALLGSLRASAQTVSYEVFMGLALMGIVIQVGSFNMRDIVEYQSQHLWFIIPQFFGFCTFFVAGVAVTHRHPFDQPEAEQELADGYHIEYAGMKWGMFFVGEYIGIIMISALLVTLFFGGWHGPFNILPQLSFIWFALKTAFFIMLFILLRASIPRPRYDQVMDFSWKFCLPLTLINMLVTAAIVLLNTPAGAVQ; encoded by the coding sequence ATGACTTGGTTTACCCCTGAAGTCGTCGACGTGATCATCTCTGTGGTCAAGGCCCTGGTGATCATGCTGGCCGTGGTGGTGTGCGGGGCGCTGCTCAGCTTCGTGGAGCGCCGCTTGCTGGGCTGGTGGCAGGACCGCTACGGCCCTAACCGCGTGGGCCCGTTCGGCATGTTCCAGATCGCTGCCGACATGTTGAAAATGTTCTTCAAGGAAGACTGGAACCCACCCTTCGTCGACAAGGTGATCTTCACCCTGGCGCCGGTGGTGGCCATGAGCGCCTTGCTGATTGCCTTCGCGATCATCCCGATCACCCCGACCTGGGGCGTGGCAGACCTGAACATCGGCCTGCTGTTCTTCTTCGCCATGGCCGGTTTGTCGGTGTACGCCGTGCTGTTCGCCGGCTGGTCCTCGAACAACAAGTACGCCTTGCTCGGCTCCCTGCGGGCCTCAGCGCAAACCGTGTCGTACGAAGTGTTCATGGGCCTGGCGCTGATGGGCATCGTGATCCAGGTGGGCTCGTTCAACATGCGCGACATCGTTGAATACCAGTCCCAGCACCTGTGGTTCATCATCCCGCAGTTCTTCGGCTTCTGTACCTTCTTCGTCGCAGGCGTGGCCGTGACTCACCGTCACCCCTTCGACCAGCCGGAAGCCGAACAGGAACTGGCGGACGGTTACCACATTGAATATGCCGGCATGAAATGGGGCATGTTCTTCGTCGGCGAGTACATCGGCATCATCATGATCTCGGCGCTGTTGGTCACCCTGTTCTTCGGTGGCTGGCATGGCCCGTTCAACATCCTGCCGCAACTGTCGTTCATCTGGTTCGCCCTGAAGACCGCGTTCTTCATCATGCTGTTCATCTTGCTGCGCGCCTCGATCCCGCGCCCACGGTATGACCAGGTGATGGACTTCAGCTGGAAATTCTGCCTGCCGCTGACCCTGATCAACATGCTGGTGACCGCTGCGATCGTGTTGTTGAACACGCCAGCCGGCGCGGTTCAGTGA